The stretch of DNA GCTTCAACCCGCCGCTGGACGCCCAAGTCTTTCATTGCTTTGGGCAATCGGCCGTGGCGCGCGCCTTGAACGACCACTCTTTACATTCCCCCAGAAATATTTTAAAGTAAAGATAAAGCGCTGGGTTGTTCTTTATGTAAAAAGAGTCGTTTTCTATGCCCAAAAACAAGAAAAAAGGTAGAAGAATAGGTTTTATCTCCACCCGATTCGCCGGAACCGACGGCGTCTCCCTTGAAACCGCAAAATGGGCGCAAGTGTTGGAGGAATTGGGACATTCGTGCTTTTATTTTGCGGGCGAACTGGATCGGCCGCCTGAAATTTCGATGCTGGTCAAGGAAGCTCATTTCATGCATCCGGAGATCAGGGATGTTTATACAAGCTGTTTCGAGACGAGCCGCAGGAGGCCCGAGGTAACTCGCAAAATTTATGCGCTCAAAGAGCAGTTAAAGGAGACAATCTACGAGTTCATCCGGGAATTCGAAATTGACCTGCTTATCCCGGAAAATGCGGTTACCATCCCGCTCAATATCCCGCTTGGGCTGGCATTAACCGAGGTGACTGTCGAGACCAGAATTCCGACAATCGCACACCATCACGATTTTTTTTGGGAACGCAAGCATTTTCTTGTGAACTCGGCGTCGGACTACCTGACAATGGCTTTCCCGCCAAATTCGCCGGGCATTCAGCACGTCGTCATCAATAGCACAGCGGCCAACCTGCTCGCCCACCGAAGAGGCATATCCTCGACATTTATTCCCAACGTCATGGATTTTGATAATCCGCCTCCTCCCCTCGATGAATATGCGAGGGACGTTCGGCAGGTTTTCGGGTTGCAGGACGACGAATTATTCATTCTTCAGCCTACGCGAGTCGTGAAGCGGAAGGGTATTGAGACCTCGATTGAATTGGTCAGGCGTCTTGATCGGAAGGCAAAGCTGATCATTTCGCATGCCTCGGGCGACGAAGGGCACGGCTACGAGCAGCGCCTCCGCGAATACTCGAAGATGCTGAACGTGGATACCTTGTTTGTGTCCGGCACCATCAGCGATAAACGAGCGGTCACGCTGGACGGAAGAAAAATCTATACGATTGAGGATGTTTATCCCCATGCCGATTTCATAACCTACCCGTCCACCTTTGAAGGGTTCGGAAACGCTTTCCTCGAGGCAATCTATTTCAGAAAGCCAATAGCGGTGAATTTATACTCCGTCTACTCCGTTGATATCAAGCCGCGAGGCTTCAAGGTGGTCGAGCTTGAGGATTATGTCACCGACAGCGCGATTCGGCTGATGACCCAGTTGCTGGATAATCCGAAGCTTACCCAGGAGCTGGTTGAGCACAATTACAACCTGGGCAAGCGATACTACTCTTACCGACTTCTCAAAAAGAAACTGGGCACCCTGCTCTCTGAAAGCTTTGGGTACTGAACGGCTGCGATGATTGGAGGCGGCGAAGCCGCCGTGTTCAGGATTGCTCGCTCATTTCGGCAGAACAAAGGGAGAGCACTGGAGCGGAAGCAAGAGTGATGCGTGCCGGGGAGATCATGCAAGGATGTCGAAATGAGTCCCCAGTTTTCGCGGGCCGGCAGGCGGCTTGTCGCCCGACGGAGCGCTGCCGGGTTCTTCAGGAGCTTGTTCCGCGGGAAGAGCCTTTGCATCTTTTTGGCGGGCAGGCTTCTTTTGCTCCTTTTTGGCGCCTGATCCGTCATTGGCCTCAGGATTATTTTCGGCTGAAGTGAGATTCTCGATTAATTCGGTGAAGTTCTGACCCTGATCGGGAGGCACTTGACCGGGCGCGCTGCGGCGCGCCGCGGGTGTGGGCGGGAGCGGTCGGAAATTTACTTCCACGGCGATGTCCTCCGCTGGATGCCGGACGCTGAAAGCCTCTTGAGGACCCTGAATTAATGTAACATCCCTTATCTGAATAATCAAGTTTTCCCGTCTTTTATGAAAAGAGAAATTCGTCTCCGATGCGGTCACCTGCCGCAATGCCGGGGCGTGAAGGAGGAGAAAGATGAACAGAGCCTGCTTGAAGATTGGCGTATTGGGTTCGGGGACCGGCACAAATCTGCAATCCATTATCGATGCCGTTGCCGCGGGACGGGTGAAGGCAAAGATAGCGTGCGTCATCAGCGACGTCCAGACCGCATTCATTTTGGAGCGCGCCCGCAAGCACGGTGTCGACGCGCTCTATGTGCCGCCCGGAAAATATAAAACCAGGCTGAGTCCGGCCGCTGAGGCCGATTACATCCGGGTCTTGAAGGAGCGAGAAGTGGAGTTGGTTGTTTTGGCGGGCTTTATGCGGATGTTGAAAGGGGATTTCCTGGAGGCGTTTCCCAACCGCGTCATCAATATTCACCCATCCATTTTGCCGGCGTTTCGCGGATTAGAGGCGTGGAAGCAGGCGCTGGACTATGGAGTGAAATTCACCGGCTGCACCGTCCATTTCGTCGAACTGGGGATGGATACCGGCCCGATCATCATGCAGGCGGTCGTCGAAGTAAAAGATGATGATACGCCGCAAACGCTCCACCAGCGCATCCAGGTGGAGGAGCACCGTATTTATCCCGAGGTGATCCGCCTGATCGCCGAAGGCAGGGTCGAGCCGCGGGGACGGAGAGTGTTCATTCGGTGATTGAACGGCCGAAGCCTCAGGATCATTTTATGTTCTCATGATATTCCTGCAGCGACTTCACATTTCCCCGTCCGTTCTTGTATGCCTCAATTCCTTTCGCGGTCGCGACGGCGGCGGCCATCGTCGTGATGTAAGGCACCTTGTATTTGACGGCGGCTTTTCGTATGTAGGAGTCGTCGTATTTCCCCAGTTTTCCCACCGGCGTGTTTATCACCAACTGAATCTCTTTGTTCGTAATAGCGTCGACAATGTTGGGCCGGCCCTCGTGCATCTTGTCGATGGACTTGCACGTGAAACCGCGGTCGGTCAGGAATCGGCATGTTCCGCGTGTCGCGACAATCTCGA from Candidatus Abyssobacteria bacterium SURF_5 encodes:
- a CDS encoding glycosyltransferase; this translates as MPKNKKKGRRIGFISTRFAGTDGVSLETAKWAQVLEELGHSCFYFAGELDRPPEISMLVKEAHFMHPEIRDVYTSCFETSRRRPEVTRKIYALKEQLKETIYEFIREFEIDLLIPENAVTIPLNIPLGLALTEVTVETRIPTIAHHHDFFWERKHFLVNSASDYLTMAFPPNSPGIQHVVINSTAANLLAHRRGISSTFIPNVMDFDNPPPPLDEYARDVRQVFGLQDDELFILQPTRVVKRKGIETSIELVRRLDRKAKLIISHASGDEGHGYEQRLREYSKMLNVDTLFVSGTISDKRAVTLDGRKIYTIEDVYPHADFITYPSTFEGFGNAFLEAIYFRKPIAVNLYSVYSVDIKPRGFKVVELEDYVTDSAIRLMTQLLDNPKLTQELVEHNYNLGKRYYSYRLLKKKLGTLLSESFGY
- a CDS encoding phosphoribosylglycinamide formyltransferase, whose translation is MNRACLKIGVLGSGTGTNLQSIIDAVAAGRVKAKIACVISDVQTAFILERARKHGVDALYVPPGKYKTRLSPAAEADYIRVLKEREVELVVLAGFMRMLKGDFLEAFPNRVINIHPSILPAFRGLEAWKQALDYGVKFTGCTVHFVELGMDTGPIIMQAVVEVKDDDTPQTLHQRIQVEEHRIYPEVIRLIAEGRVEPRGRRVFIR